One Archangium violaceum genomic window, CTTCCAGTGGGGCCACTATCGCTATGAGGTCCACGGCCCCGTGTCCTCGCACCCTGACTACAGGAGTCCGCTTCTCGCAACACGCCAACTCCTCCTGCCGGGCCTGTCTCCGGACGTGGGCCAGTCCCAGCTCGTTGAGCTCACGGCGCTCACCGAGGAGTACGGGCCCGCGGCCTTGCAGCGGTGCATCGAGCAGGTGCGGCGTGCCGGCTTCATCCGCCACCCGAATGCCGCTGGCGTTTGGGGCGCCGTCTTCGACGAGAAGACGCCCTACATCCTCATGGAGCACCTGCGGGGCTGCTCCCTCCTGGCCCTCATGGAGGCGGCCTTGTCGCTGGGACGCCGCCTGTCTCCCGCCTTCGTGGCCTACGTGGGCGTCGAGTTGGCCGACGTGCTCGAATACGCGCACCGCAAGAAGGACGAGGAGGAGCAGCCGCTCCACGTCGTCCACCGCGCCGTGGGCCCCATGTGGATTCGCGTGGGCGTCACCGGCCGCATTCAGCTCACCCATTTCGGGGTGGCCTACTCGAAGCTGCTCGACAGGCTCCACGCGCCGGGGCAGGTCCTTCGCGCGGACGCGGCTTATGCCGCGCCGGAGTTGCTGCGCGGCTTCTTCGAGAACGAGGGGGGCGGGGCTGATCCGCTCACTCCCCCCTCGCTCGATGGCCGGGCAGACGTCTTCTCCCTGGGCCTCGTGCTGCTGGAGTTGCTGCTGGCCTGCTACGCGCGCAACGCGCGGGAGTTACTGTGGCGAGACCTCAAGGCCCGCTTTCCTCCCAGCGTGCACAACGA contains:
- a CDS encoding protein kinase domain-containing protein, with amino-acid sequence MSDVPESPRPVSRFGFQWGHYRYEVHGPVSSHPDYRSPLLATRQLLLPGLSPDVGQSQLVELTALTEEYGPAALQRCIEQVRRAGFIRHPNAAGVWGAVFDEKTPYILMEHLRGCSLLALMEAALSLGRRLSPAFVAYVGVELADVLEYAHRKKDEEEQPLHVVHRAVGPMWIRVGVTGRIQLTHFGVAYSKLLDRLHAPGQVLRADAAYAAPELLRGFFENEGGGADPLTPPSLDGRADVFSLGLVLLELLLACYARNARELLWRDLKARFPPSVHNEAPALVKLETLANRVLHFGPMEVLRAADEVPEPLRQLLSRALHEEPAERPSPGEMHNALTCYLMDVKPPYGAHELAQEAAGVLMEAADLGRPAPQPGAVPDNLH